One segment of Candidatus Eisenbacteria bacterium DNA contains the following:
- a CDS encoding ABC transporter ATP-binding protein, which produces MGTIKRMTSSEAILTAENITYLVPGSSHKTPILKNLTFSIKKGEFCVLIGKNGSGKTSLCQILAGLLKPASGEVSLRQGTLPTDAAREPHNREGFHEPCLPRTNGVAGKVAAYLDDPDAQLIGRTVEEDVSFGPKNLGSYRKETVEELLALLNLAELRDSNPSELSAGEKVRVIIASLLAMRPCFLILDEPTSFLDPDERIRLGKILASLTKAGEIGVLLSTQYPSDIFLGERVLLLDQGSIVLDANAHAFLEKLGDHSSLGITREELFPFLADLEGAPI; this is translated from the coding sequence ATGGGTACCATTAAGAGAATGACCTCAAGCGAAGCGATCCTCACGGCAGAGAACATAACCTACCTCGTTCCCGGAAGTTCGCACAAGACTCCAATCCTGAAAAACCTGACCTTCAGCATCAAGAAAGGGGAGTTCTGCGTCTTGATTGGGAAGAATGGCTCGGGAAAGACGAGCCTCTGCCAAATCCTTGCCGGGCTGCTAAAGCCCGCTTCGGGGGAAGTCTCGCTCCGGCAAGGAACTTTGCCAACCGACGCCGCTCGTGAGCCGCATAATCGCGAGGGTTTTCACGAACCCTGTCTTCCCCGGACAAATGGAGTGGCAGGCAAGGTGGCGGCGTATTTGGATGACCCGGACGCCCAGCTCATAGGCAGAACCGTTGAAGAGGATGTGTCTTTTGGCCCAAAGAATCTTGGCAGTTACAGAAAGGAAACCGTTGAGGAACTGCTCGCCCTTCTCAATTTGGCGGAGCTCCGCGATTCGAATCCCTCAGAGCTTTCGGCAGGAGAAAAAGTGAGGGTTATCATAGCTTCTCTTCTTGCCATGAGACCCTGTTTTCTCATTCTTGACGAGCCGACTTCCTTCCTTGACCCGGACGAACGGATCCGGCTTGGGAAGATTCTTGCCTCGCTTACGAAGGCAGGAGAGATTGGCGTTCTTCTCTCAACCCAGTACCCATCGGACATTTTCCTCGGTGAAAGAGTGCTCCTGCTCGACCAGGGCTCCATAGTCCTAGATGCGAACGCGCATGCTTTTCTTGAGAAGCTCGGGGACCATTCTTCCCTTGGGATCACCAGAGAGGAGCTTTTTCCTTTTCTCGCGGACCTTGAGGGAGCCCCGATATGA